A single genomic interval of Stenotrophomonas sp. ZAC14D1_NAIMI4_1 harbors:
- a CDS encoding TIGR02594 family protein yields MPTYISAVFNKETRTVEFTADNGDKLIRSGGSLAWLLNNPGNLRPGGKYLKMIGQADTKSGKFAVFPTAEDGRAEKRALLRRKYNDMTLYNAMHTYAPESENDTAAYLAYVRKRSGATDQTVIKDMTDEQFNGMIGAMEQYEGFNAKPETRKERIVHATQVTLSDGTRPLPSTPVIVRSSTAGEKKVKTNEHGALPAFITRQPGEMIELFLDESGKIGTRIGQFALQQASASLVFARNMMTVGGNSQPHNPVQPSKDKRTSLRYVVQPGDTLATIASRFKTSVDELVANNQIRNRNRIYPGHVVWIYGKAPASAANDGGPAPPAARASAAYSVRSGDTLGSIADRHGTSVDALMAANPSISNANRISPGQKITLPAGAKAASSASQTASTRNTGSTAASKSDRPSLVKQPTSTSAGTSTRQPAAVQARDTRSREGEGHPISIIPFSQKRAPWVEHAYAQARKWAGKKEAEISRTINFHSELGYGKQFTTLAGSSNAWCASFVNWCLRSAGFATSSPHPYRARSFAADTTRFSQIDGPVFGAVALVGTSHVGFVYAMERGRPVLLGGNQSDQINFVRFNPATLRYYVPKSYLPFAQKELKESKLDELAATDLNAALGIVVAKKAGDNTR; encoded by the coding sequence ATGCCTACCTATATCAGCGCTGTTTTCAACAAGGAAACGCGCACTGTGGAATTCACCGCCGACAACGGTGACAAGCTCATCCGCAGTGGCGGCTCGCTGGCATGGCTGCTCAACAACCCTGGCAATCTGCGCCCGGGCGGCAAGTATCTGAAGATGATCGGGCAGGCCGATACCAAGAGCGGCAAATTCGCTGTGTTTCCCACAGCGGAGGATGGGCGGGCCGAAAAGCGCGCGTTGCTGCGCCGCAAGTACAACGATATGACGTTGTACAACGCCATGCACACCTACGCGCCCGAATCGGAGAACGATACGGCCGCTTATCTGGCCTATGTGCGCAAGCGGTCCGGCGCCACCGACCAGACGGTCATCAAGGACATGACCGACGAGCAGTTCAACGGCATGATCGGCGCGATGGAGCAGTACGAAGGCTTCAACGCCAAGCCCGAGACCCGCAAGGAGCGCATCGTGCATGCGACCCAGGTCACGCTGTCCGATGGTACCCGCCCCCTGCCGTCGACGCCGGTGATCGTGCGCAGCAGCACCGCCGGTGAGAAAAAGGTCAAGACCAACGAACACGGTGCTCTGCCCGCCTTCATCACCCGCCAGCCGGGCGAGATGATCGAGCTGTTCCTGGACGAATCCGGCAAGATCGGGACGCGCATCGGGCAGTTCGCGCTGCAGCAGGCCTCCGCATCCCTTGTGTTTGCGCGCAACATGATGACGGTCGGTGGAAACTCCCAGCCGCACAATCCTGTGCAGCCCAGCAAGGACAAGCGAACGTCACTGCGCTACGTCGTGCAACCCGGCGACACCCTGGCAACCATTGCCAGCCGTTTCAAGACCTCAGTGGACGAACTGGTGGCAAACAACCAGATCCGCAACCGTAACCGCATCTATCCGGGGCATGTGGTGTGGATCTACGGCAAGGCACCAGCCAGCGCCGCCAATGACGGTGGACCTGCACCGCCCGCAGCACGCGCTTCGGCTGCATACAGCGTGCGCTCCGGCGACACGTTGGGCAGCATCGCCGACCGTCATGGCACCAGTGTCGATGCGCTGATGGCCGCAAACCCGTCGATCAGCAATGCAAACCGGATCAGTCCGGGACAGAAAATCACCCTGCCGGCAGGCGCAAAAGCAGCGTCATCCGCGTCGCAGACTGCGTCAACACGCAATACCGGTTCAACGGCTGCGAGCAAGAGCGATCGCCCTTCCCTTGTGAAGCAGCCGACGAGCACATCGGCGGGGACTTCGACCAGGCAACCTGCGGCAGTGCAGGCGCGTGACACTCGCAGTCGCGAGGGCGAAGGCCATCCGATCTCGATCATTCCCTTCTCCCAGAAGCGCGCCCCCTGGGTCGAGCATGCCTATGCACAGGCACGCAAATGGGCAGGCAAGAAGGAAGCCGAGATCAGCCGCACGATCAATTTCCATTCGGAACTTGGCTACGGCAAGCAGTTCACTACGCTTGCTGGCAGCTCGAACGCGTGGTGCGCCTCGTTCGTGAACTGGTGCCTGCGCAGCGCTGGCTTTGCCACTTCCTCGCCCCACCCCTACCGGGCACGTTCGTTCGCTGCCGACACCACCCGCTTCAGCCAGATCGATGGGCCGGTGTTCGGCGCAGTGGCACTGGTCGGAACATCGCATGTGGGCTTCGTCTACGCGATGGAGCGCGGCCGCCCAGTACTGCTGGGCGGAAACCAGAGCGATCAGATCAACTTCGTCCGCTTCAATCCAGCCACGCTGCGCTACTACGTGCCAAAAAGCTATCTGCCTTTCGCGCAGAAGGAACTCAAGGAATCCAAACTCGATGAACTGGCAGCCACCGATCTCAACGCGGCACTGGGCATTGTTGTGGCCAAGAAGGCTGGCGACAACACGCGCTGA
- a CDS encoding DUF2345 domain-containing protein, producing MHGPQTARVVGVADAALSPNREHQVRIQFGWQRGSKPNPGGLNDTGSAQPGHAPGDHTSGSWVSVAEWVAGPNWGTAFLPRVGAEVLVEFLHGDIDQPRITGQLYNGEVAPPFGGGIDENARHPGVLSGLHTQAHDGSGTQQWVIDDTPGQLRTRLHSSLADSRLELGYLIAHQDTARGALRGEGFELATQGWGNVHAGEGLLLSASLQQRAGSTVMDNASVVSQLKGAERSLEQMQQTLGQQQVPGLAEYERTKQLREQIDPQAQGRYSGDVNGQNAMKPGSDGRSPGEQPVERLGKPLLLAEAPHHVAWTTPASAVAYAGQNLQMTVQQDLHVSAGETIATVSGEHVSLFAQSGPLRVIAAQGPVSLQANDGELELLSDQALTITATDDRIDVLAQTKVVLQAGSSAITLEGGNITFSCPGEFKVKAGEHPFMGGGSDAPAIPVLPSGLFSFKDSLRFALEGADSLATEMGWKDKAYRIFNDEGEQVASGTIGEDGRLPRVMADGLGRPLTLEVGDDRWEMLTSTAGNAPENDGDTPDSDGDDPFLGDLDGSEAIGTLTPEQILELLNESPSST from the coding sequence CTGCACGGCCCGCAGACCGCGCGCGTGGTGGGCGTGGCCGATGCCGCGCTCAGCCCCAACCGCGAACACCAGGTGCGCATCCAGTTCGGCTGGCAGCGCGGCAGCAAGCCCAACCCGGGCGGCCTGAACGACACCGGCAGCGCGCAGCCCGGCCATGCCCCCGGCGACCACACCAGCGGCAGCTGGGTGTCGGTGGCCGAATGGGTGGCCGGCCCCAACTGGGGCACCGCCTTCCTGCCGCGCGTGGGCGCCGAGGTGCTGGTGGAATTCCTGCACGGGGACATCGACCAGCCGCGCATCACCGGCCAGCTGTACAACGGCGAAGTCGCCCCGCCCTTCGGCGGCGGCATCGACGAGAACGCCCGCCATCCCGGCGTGCTCAGCGGCCTGCACACCCAGGCCCATGACGGCAGCGGCACCCAGCAGTGGGTGATCGACGACACGCCCGGCCAGTTGCGCACGCGCCTGCACAGCTCGCTGGCCGACAGCCGGCTGGAGCTGGGCTACCTCATCGCCCACCAGGACACCGCCCGCGGCGCCCTGCGCGGCGAAGGCTTCGAGCTGGCCACCCAGGGCTGGGGCAACGTGCACGCCGGCGAAGGCCTGCTGCTGTCGGCCAGCCTGCAGCAGCGCGCCGGCTCCACGGTGATGGACAACGCCAGCGTGGTGTCGCAGCTGAAGGGGGCCGAGCGCAGCCTGGAACAGATGCAGCAGACGCTGGGCCAGCAGCAGGTGCCCGGCCTGGCCGAGTACGAGCGGACCAAGCAGCTGCGCGAGCAGATCGATCCGCAGGCGCAGGGCCGCTACAGCGGCGACGTGAACGGGCAGAACGCGATGAAGCCCGGCAGCGATGGCCGCAGCCCCGGCGAGCAGCCGGTGGAACGGCTGGGCAAACCGCTGCTGCTGGCCGAAGCCCCGCACCATGTGGCCTGGACCACCCCGGCCAGCGCCGTGGCCTATGCCGGGCAGAACCTGCAGATGACCGTACAGCAGGACCTGCACGTCAGCGCCGGCGAGACCATCGCCACCGTTTCCGGCGAGCATGTTTCGCTGTTCGCGCAGAGTGGCCCACTGCGGGTGATTGCCGCGCAGGGGCCGGTCAGCCTGCAGGCCAACGACGGCGAGCTGGAGCTGCTGAGCGACCAGGCATTGACCATCACCGCCACCGACGACCGCATCGACGTGCTGGCGCAGACCAAGGTAGTGCTGCAGGCCGGCAGCAGCGCGATCACGCTGGAAGGCGGGAACATCACGTTCAGCTGCCCGGGCGAGTTCAAGGTGAAGGCGGGTGAGCATCCGTTCATGGGGGGCGGCAGTGACGCCCCCGCGATACCGGTCCTCCCGAGTGGCCTGTTTTCATTCAAGGACAGCCTGCGCTTCGCGTTGGAAGGTGCGGACTCGCTGGCTACGGAGATGGGATGGAAGGACAAGGCGTACCGTATCTTCAACGACGAAGGCGAACAGGTCGCCAGCGGTACCATCGGTGAAGACGGCAGGTTGCCGCGGGTGATGGCCGACGGCTTGGGCCGCCCGCTCACCCTGGAAGTGGGCGACGACCGCTGGGAGATGTTGACTTCGACGGCAGGCAACGCGCCCGAGAACGACGGTGATACCCCCGATTCCGATGGCGATGATCCCTTCCTGGGCGATCTCGACGGCAGCGAAGCAATCGGAACGCTGACACCGGAACAGATCCTGGAACTTCTCAACGAATCGCCATCCTCGACATGA
- a CDS encoding DUF2968 domain-containing protein, with protein sequence MRETSGGTVFARYPRGAALLAMAMIVVAPPALAARGDREAAAEPVRSGPVVRNTVDELKQLMDANQLTELRTTYNGNYGASLLFNASTLTYYVALFQEKNFWRVIKTDAVDNAERVYRTFVQQTEQLAQVYIDTTRLEAGKRYTERLVSYNEERLRTLQLEMEQQQAQSAQVSASLQQAQQQAVSLSTDVQSTNNQLDALQRRIQILQAEQGNPELSLPKAGASGSPAAASDGN encoded by the coding sequence ATGCGAGAAACTTCAGGGGGCACCGTCTTCGCCCGGTATCCGCGCGGCGCGGCACTGCTGGCCATGGCCATGATCGTGGTGGCACCGCCGGCACTGGCAGCACGCGGCGATCGCGAAGCGGCGGCCGAACCGGTCCGCAGCGGGCCGGTGGTGCGCAATACGGTTGACGAACTCAAGCAGTTGATGGATGCGAACCAGCTCACCGAGCTGCGCACCACCTACAACGGCAACTACGGCGCCAGCCTGCTGTTCAATGCCAGCACCCTGACCTACTACGTGGCGCTGTTCCAGGAAAAGAACTTCTGGCGCGTCATCAAGACCGATGCGGTCGACAACGCCGAACGCGTCTACCGCACCTTCGTGCAGCAGACCGAGCAGCTGGCCCAGGTCTACATCGACACCACCCGCCTCGAAGCAGGCAAGCGCTACACCGAGCGCCTGGTGTCCTACAACGAAGAGCGCCTGCGCACGCTGCAGCTGGAAATGGAGCAGCAGCAGGCACAGTCGGCCCAGGTCAGCGCCTCCCTGCAGCAGGCCCAGCAGCAGGCGGTCAGCCTGAGCACCGACGTGCAGAGCACCAACAACCAGCTCGATGCCCTGCAGCGCCGCATCCAGATCCTGCAGGCCGAACAGGGCAACCCGGAACTGAGCCTGCCGAAGGCCGGCGCTTCGGGCTCACCGGCGGCCGCCAGCGACGGCAACTGA
- the dld gene encoding D-lactate dehydrogenase yields the protein MSGHDAVLAQLRDAVGSGHVLTGDKATRRFRRGYRFGDGPVLAVVRPGTLLELWRVLQVAVQGGAAIILQAANTGLTGGSTPDGDDYGRPIVLVSTLRLTGIQLLNEGRQVLCLPGETLDRLEQTLAPLGREPHSVIGSSCIGASVLGGVCNNSGGALVRRGPAYTELALYAQVDAQGTLRLVNHLGIALGDTPEQILQRLQDGQYSASDVGDGDGRAASDPRYAEEVRLIDADTPARFNADPSRHYEAAGSAGKLAVFAVRLDTFEKEAAEVFYIGSNRTATLTAIRRQLLTGFERLPIAGEYIHRDAYDIGERYGKDTFLLIDRLGTARVPAAFALKSRVDGWFERLGLRGVTDRVMQALTGLLPSHLPARMGEFRQRYEHHLLLKVSAQDAAETERWLRGCFANHEGGFFRCTAEEGRKAFLHRFAVAGAAVRYREVHRAQVQDIVALDIALRRDDADWFESLPADIDGRLLHKLYYGHFLCHVFHQDYIARKGEDPMAIEHAMWALLDQRGAEYPAEHNVGHLYPAKPALAGFYRQLDPSNTFNPGIGHTSKAKGWGSCDCNGH from the coding sequence ATGAGTGGCCACGACGCCGTGCTGGCACAGTTGCGCGATGCGGTCGGCAGTGGCCATGTACTGACCGGCGACAAGGCCACGCGGCGCTTTCGCCGCGGCTACCGCTTCGGTGATGGCCCGGTGCTGGCGGTGGTGCGCCCGGGCACGCTGCTGGAACTGTGGCGCGTGCTGCAGGTGGCAGTGCAGGGTGGGGCAGCGATCATCCTGCAGGCGGCCAACACCGGCCTGACCGGCGGTTCGACCCCGGACGGCGACGACTACGGCCGGCCGATCGTGCTGGTCAGCACCCTGCGTCTGACCGGCATCCAGCTGTTGAACGAAGGCCGCCAGGTGCTGTGCCTGCCAGGCGAAACACTGGACCGCCTTGAGCAGACGCTCGCACCGCTGGGGCGCGAACCGCATTCGGTGATCGGCTCGTCCTGCATCGGCGCTTCGGTGCTGGGCGGCGTCTGCAACAATTCCGGCGGCGCGCTGGTGCGCCGTGGCCCGGCGTACACCGAGCTGGCACTGTACGCGCAGGTCGATGCGCAGGGCACACTGCGACTGGTCAACCACCTGGGCATCGCCCTGGGCGATACCCCGGAGCAGATCCTGCAGCGCCTGCAGGACGGGCAGTACAGCGCGTCCGACGTCGGCGACGGCGACGGTCGCGCCGCGTCCGATCCACGCTATGCCGAGGAGGTGCGGCTGATCGACGCCGATACGCCCGCCCGGTTCAACGCCGATCCCAGCCGCCATTACGAAGCGGCCGGTTCGGCGGGAAAGCTGGCCGTATTCGCCGTGCGCCTGGATACGTTCGAAAAGGAAGCCGCCGAGGTCTTCTACATCGGCAGCAACCGCACCGCCACGCTCACCGCCATCCGCCGCCAGCTGCTGACCGGTTTCGAGCGACTGCCGATTGCAGGTGAGTACATCCATCGCGACGCCTATGACATCGGCGAGCGTTATGGAAAGGACACGTTCCTGTTGATTGATCGCCTGGGCACCGCGCGCGTGCCGGCCGCATTCGCGCTCAAGAGCCGCGTCGATGGCTGGTTCGAGCGACTGGGCCTGCGCGGGGTGACCGACCGGGTGATGCAGGCACTGACCGGCCTGTTGCCCTCGCATCTGCCGGCGCGCATGGGCGAGTTCCGCCAGCGCTATGAACATCACCTGCTGCTGAAGGTATCGGCACAGGATGCCGCAGAGACCGAGCGCTGGCTGCGCGGGTGTTTCGCCAACCACGAGGGTGGTTTCTTCCGCTGCACGGCCGAAGAAGGGCGCAAGGCGTTCCTGCATCGTTTCGCGGTCGCCGGTGCAGCGGTGCGCTACCGCGAAGTCCACCGTGCGCAGGTACAGGACATCGTGGCGCTGGACATCGCGCTGCGCCGCGACGACGCGGACTGGTTCGAATCCCTGCCGGCCGACATCGACGGGCGCCTGCTGCACAAGCTGTACTACGGCCACTTCCTCTGCCATGTGTTCCATCAGGATTACATCGCGCGCAAGGGCGAAGACCCGATGGCGATCGAGCATGCGATGTGGGCGCTGCTGGACCAGCGCGGTGCCGAGTATCCGGCCGAACACAACGTCGGCCACCTGTATCCGGCCAAGCCGGCACTGGCCGGCTTCTACCGTCAGCTCGACCCGAGCAACACGTTCAATCCGGGTATTGGCCACACCTCCAAGGCGAAGGGGTGGGGGAGCTGCGACTGCAACGGGCATTGA
- a CDS encoding I78 family peptidase inhibitor translates to MTRFGSARLALAALATPLLLSACVSTPGPQVKGSGLCDASQLGWAVGQPGNEENMRRLSRESGAGLVNPIGPTTITTKDIRQDRLRVYMDKNNIITAARCE, encoded by the coding sequence ATGACCCGTTTCGGTTCCGCCCGCCTCGCCCTTGCCGCCCTTGCCACGCCGCTGCTGCTGTCGGCCTGTGTCAGCACGCCCGGCCCGCAGGTGAAGGGCTCGGGCCTCTGCGACGCCAGCCAGCTGGGGTGGGCCGTAGGCCAGCCGGGCAATGAAGAAAACATGCGCCGGCTGTCGCGTGAGAGCGGCGCGGGCCTGGTCAATCCGATCGGCCCGACCACCATCACCACCAAGGACATCCGCCAGGACCGCCTGCGGGTCTACATGGACAAGAACAACATCATCACTGCCGCACGCTGCGAGTAA
- a CDS encoding alpha/beta hydrolase — translation MSNFVTVKDGARIFYKDWGTGQPIVFAHGWPLSSDAWDPQMLFMGQNGYRVIAHDRRSHGRSSQTWDGNNMDTYADDLAAVIEALDLKDAILVGHSTGGGEVAHYIGRHGSKRVAKVVLVGAVPPLMLKTDANPAGTPLDVFDGIRQGTGGDRSQFFKDLTTPFFGANRDGNNVTQGMRDSFWLQGMLGGVKGQYDCVHEFSEVDYTEDLKKIDVPALVVHGDDDQIVPFDASAKLSSQIIKDAELKVYAGAPHGLTITHADQFNADLLAFARK, via the coding sequence ATGAGCAACTTCGTAACCGTCAAAGACGGCGCCCGCATCTTCTACAAGGACTGGGGCACCGGCCAGCCGATCGTGTTCGCGCATGGTTGGCCGCTGTCGTCCGACGCGTGGGACCCGCAGATGCTGTTCATGGGCCAGAACGGCTACCGCGTCATCGCCCATGACCGCCGCAGCCACGGCCGCTCCAGCCAGACCTGGGACGGCAACAACATGGACACCTACGCCGATGACCTGGCGGCGGTGATCGAAGCCCTCGACCTCAAGGACGCGATCCTGGTCGGCCACTCCACCGGCGGTGGCGAAGTGGCGCACTACATCGGCCGCCACGGCAGCAAGCGCGTGGCCAAGGTGGTGCTGGTCGGCGCCGTGCCGCCGCTGATGCTGAAGACCGATGCCAACCCGGCCGGCACGCCGCTGGACGTCTTCGACGGCATCCGCCAGGGCACCGGCGGTGACCGCTCGCAGTTCTTCAAGGACCTGACCACGCCGTTCTTCGGCGCCAACCGCGATGGCAACAACGTCACCCAGGGCATGCGTGATTCGTTCTGGCTGCAGGGCATGCTGGGCGGCGTCAAGGGCCAGTACGACTGCGTGCACGAATTCTCGGAAGTGGATTACACCGAAGACCTGAAGAAGATCGACGTGCCGGCCCTGGTCGTGCATGGCGATGACGACCAGATCGTGCCGTTCGATGCCTCGGCCAAGCTGTCCTCGCAGATCATCAAGGATGCCGAACTGAAGGTCTACGCCGGCGCCCCGCACGGCCTGACCATCACCCACGCCGACCAGTTCAACGCCGACCTGCTGGCGTTCGCACGCAAGTGA
- a CDS encoding TadG family pilus assembly protein: protein MRRPPRTLTFHQRGGMSVTMMLVMAGLVTMLGLVEVGYLLWAKRDAQKVADLAALAGAQRLDLCTSGNSDNTAARQNALQENRFGGQLDVRCGNWNANHATADHFIGTVSVENPRNAVKVVAQRSVLPFFGAHAQLPTVSAQAVAKRTAPSAVFSVGSQLLRTNGNSPLMATLRLVGLDVSNATVLSYDGLAQVSVTPSGLLKALGIPVEANLSVADFNRLLSVNKISLAQLVDATAVVLGRDSAVAAQLRALGSLVSTGLDINQANITLGSQNGGGGLFAEVIAPDGSIGSALESKINVLDLLNTGISIANDNNGVQVRGLNLLGIDVKAGVIEPPSIAIGGVGARAYNAQVRLMVDVDSNRVPAVGALLSLLGTRLHLPLHVDVTNAMGTLSSIQCGATPPTATVKVDSSVLRACVGNVNAADVFSKNNVCDATLQNAQLLTLLGQPLINNKITLPALTDSQNLTLAAGQTASTRINPLAVGDTVSTLVNELLRVLSGMLSGPKSDPKQAATALAERYLAAAHAPNSRYNVDNVIPLLRDGSPAQNLAPLGDWTVTKGVPRLCVLGLTTCWEDGSVWTGYRTAVTGQGLGLLDGALGALLGGLLINRCDSLVTNLVSYNNCVRDNLASYIQTKPGGFNDPTGGDGVTGPGNAVSCSGLLCTVLTPILSALKPVLNSVGALLTQVLADLLGLELGRTDVSMQSIQCNAAQLVY, encoded by the coding sequence ATGCGCCGTCCGCCACGCACCCTCACCTTCCACCAGCGCGGTGGCATGTCGGTCACCATGATGCTGGTGATGGCCGGGCTGGTGACGATGCTCGGCCTGGTCGAAGTGGGCTACCTGCTCTGGGCCAAGCGGGACGCGCAGAAGGTGGCCGACCTGGCCGCGCTGGCAGGCGCGCAGCGCCTGGACCTGTGCACCTCCGGCAACAGTGACAATACCGCCGCACGGCAGAACGCGCTGCAGGAGAACCGGTTCGGCGGGCAACTGGATGTGCGCTGCGGCAACTGGAATGCCAACCATGCCACTGCCGATCACTTCATCGGTACCGTCAGCGTGGAGAATCCGCGCAATGCGGTGAAGGTGGTGGCGCAACGCAGCGTGCTGCCGTTCTTCGGCGCCCACGCACAGCTGCCCACGGTCAGCGCCCAGGCCGTGGCCAAGCGAACGGCACCGTCGGCGGTGTTCAGCGTCGGATCGCAGCTGCTGCGTACCAACGGCAACTCGCCGTTGATGGCCACCCTGCGCCTGGTCGGCCTGGATGTGAGCAACGCCACCGTGCTGTCCTACGACGGCCTGGCCCAGGTGAGCGTCACGCCGTCGGGCCTGCTGAAGGCCCTGGGCATCCCGGTGGAGGCCAACCTGAGCGTGGCCGACTTCAACCGCCTGTTGTCGGTCAACAAGATCTCGCTGGCGCAGCTGGTCGATGCCACCGCCGTCGTGCTTGGCCGTGACAGTGCCGTGGCCGCGCAGCTGCGCGCGCTTGGCAGCCTGGTGTCGACCGGGCTGGACATCAACCAGGCCAACATCACCCTGGGCAGCCAGAACGGCGGCGGCGGCCTGTTCGCCGAGGTGATCGCGCCGGATGGCAGCATCGGCAGTGCGCTGGAATCGAAGATCAACGTGCTGGACCTGCTCAACACCGGCATTTCCATCGCCAACGACAACAACGGCGTGCAGGTGCGCGGCCTCAACCTGCTCGGCATCGACGTCAAGGCCGGCGTGATCGAGCCGCCGTCGATCGCCATCGGTGGCGTCGGCGCGCGTGCGTACAACGCCCAGGTGCGGCTGATGGTGGACGTCGACAGCAACCGCGTGCCTGCGGTCGGCGCCCTGCTGTCGCTGCTGGGCACGCGCCTGCACCTGCCGCTGCACGTGGACGTGACCAATGCGATGGGCACGCTGTCGTCGATCCAGTGCGGCGCCACGCCGCCCACCGCCACGGTCAAGGTGGACTCGTCGGTGCTGCGGGCCTGCGTCGGCAACGTCAACGCGGCCGATGTCTTCTCGAAGAACAACGTGTGCGACGCCACGCTGCAGAACGCGCAGCTGCTCACCCTGCTCGGCCAGCCACTCATCAACAACAAGATCACCCTGCCAGCGTTGACCGACAGCCAGAACCTGACCCTGGCCGCGGGCCAGACCGCTTCCACGCGCATCAATCCGCTGGCAGTGGGCGATACGGTGTCCACCCTGGTCAACGAGCTGCTGCGCGTGCTGTCCGGCATGCTCAGCGGCCCGAAGAGCGACCCCAAGCAGGCCGCTACCGCCCTCGCCGAACGCTACCTGGCCGCTGCGCATGCTCCAAACAGCCGCTACAACGTCGACAACGTCATCCCGCTGCTGCGCGATGGCAGTCCGGCGCAGAACCTCGCCCCCCTGGGCGACTGGACCGTCACCAAAGGCGTGCCCCGGCTCTGCGTGCTGGGCCTCACCACGTGCTGGGAAGACGGATCGGTATGGACCGGCTACCGCACGGCGGTCACCGGCCAGGGCCTGGGCCTGCTCGATGGTGCCCTCGGCGCGCTGCTGGGCGGCCTGCTGATCAACCGCTGCGACAGCCTCGTCACCAACCTGGTCAGTTACAACAACTGCGTGCGCGACAACCTGGCCTCCTACATCCAGACCAAGCCCGGCGGTTTCAACGACCCCACCGGCGGCGATGGGGTCACCGGTCCCGGCAACGCGGTCAGCTGCTCGGGCCTGCTGTGCACCGTGCTTACGCCGATCCTGTCCGCGCTCAAGCCCGTGCTCAACAGCGTCGGCGCACTGCTGACCCAGGTCCTGGCCGACCTGCTGGGCCTGGAACTGGGCCGTACCGACGTCAGCATGCAGTCGATCCAGTGCAATGCCGCCCAGCTGGTGTATTGA
- the lldD gene encoding FMN-dependent L-lactate dehydrogenase LldD: MIISASTDYRAAAQRRLPPFLFHYIDGGAYAEHTLKRNVSDLSDIALRQRILRNMSDLSLETELFGETLAMPVALAPVGLTGMYARRGEVQAARAADSRGIPFTLSTVSVCPIEEVAPAIQRPMWFQLYVLRDRGFMRNALERAQAAGVTTLVFTVDMPVPGARYRDAHSGMSGPNASLRRFGQAITHPQWAWDVGLFGRPHDLGNISAYRGNPTGLADYIGWLGSNFDPSISWKDLEWIREFWKGPMVIKGILDPDDARDAVKFGADGIVVSNHGGRQLDGVLSTARALPTIADAVQGDLKILADSGIRNGLDVVRMLALGADTVLLGRAFVYALAAQGEAGVANLLDLIAKEMRVAMTLTGARRIADIGRDSLVSLP, encoded by the coding sequence ATGATCATTTCCGCCTCCACCGATTACCGTGCCGCAGCGCAACGCCGCCTGCCGCCGTTCCTGTTCCACTACATCGATGGCGGCGCGTATGCCGAGCACACGCTGAAGCGCAATGTTTCCGATCTGTCCGACATCGCGCTGCGCCAGCGCATCCTGCGCAACATGTCCGACCTGAGCCTGGAAACCGAATTGTTCGGCGAGACGCTGGCGATGCCGGTGGCGCTGGCCCCGGTCGGCCTGACCGGCATGTACGCACGGCGCGGCGAGGTGCAGGCCGCGCGTGCGGCCGACAGTCGCGGCATTCCCTTCACCCTGTCCACTGTCTCGGTCTGCCCGATCGAAGAAGTGGCGCCGGCCATCCAGCGGCCGATGTGGTTCCAGCTGTACGTGCTGCGCGACCGCGGCTTCATGCGCAATGCGCTGGAGCGCGCACAGGCGGCGGGCGTGACCACCCTGGTGTTCACCGTGGACATGCCGGTGCCGGGCGCGCGCTATCGTGACGCGCATTCGGGCATGAGCGGTCCCAATGCCTCGCTGCGCCGCTTCGGCCAGGCCATCACCCATCCGCAGTGGGCCTGGGATGTTGGCCTGTTCGGTCGCCCGCACGACCTCGGCAACATCTCCGCCTACCGCGGCAATCCGACCGGGCTGGCCGACTACATCGGCTGGCTGGGCAGCAACTTCGACCCGTCCATTTCCTGGAAGGACCTGGAGTGGATCCGCGAGTTCTGGAAGGGCCCGATGGTGATCAAGGGCATCCTCGATCCGGACGACGCCCGCGATGCGGTGAAGTTCGGAGCCGATGGCATCGTGGTGTCCAACCATGGTGGCCGCCAGCTGGACGGCGTGCTGTCCACTGCACGCGCACTGCCGACCATTGCCGACGCCGTGCAGGGCGATCTGAAGATCCTGGCTGATTCGGGCATCCGCAACGGCCTGGACGTGGTGCGCATGCTGGCGCTGGGCGCCGACACCGTGCTGCTGGGCCGTGCCTTCGTCTATGCGCTCGCCGCACAGGGTGAGGCCGGCGTGGCCAACCTGCTGGACCTGATCGCCAAGGAAATGCGCGTGGCGATGACTCTGACCGGCGCGCGTCGCATCGCCGATATCGGCCGTGACTCTCTGGTGAGCCTGCCATGA